Proteins from a genomic interval of Mycobacterium conspicuum:
- a CDS encoding glutamate decarboxylase, with translation MPAHSIAPAYTGRLFTAPVPALRLPEESMDPDAAYRFIHDELMLDGSSRLNLATFVTTWMDPEAGRLMAETFDKNMIDKDEYPATAAIEQRCVCMVADLFHADGLRDDDPSSACGVSTIGSSEAVMLGGLAMKWRWRAKVGKDWKGRTPNLVMGSNVQVVWEKFCRYFDVEPRYLPMEEGRYVITPKQVVEAVDEDTIGVVAILGTTYTGELEPIAQICAALDKLAAGGGVDVPVHVDAASGGFVVPFLHPDLKWDFRLPRVVSINVSGHKYGLTYPGVGFVVWRSKEYLPEDLVFHVNYLGGDMPTFTLNFSRPGNQVVGQYYNFLRLGREGYTQVMQTLSSTARWLAEQLRVGDHCELISDGSAIPVVSFRLQRGLGYTEFDVSHELRGYGWQVPAYTMPDNATDISVLRIVVREGLSADLARALHDDARSALASLDKLKPGGHYRAEHFAH, from the coding sequence ATGCCAGCGCATTCCATCGCCCCCGCCTACACCGGCCGCCTGTTCACCGCGCCGGTACCCGCGCTGCGGCTGCCCGAGGAATCCATGGACCCCGACGCCGCCTACCGCTTCATTCACGACGAGCTGATGCTCGACGGCAGCTCGCGGCTGAACCTGGCCACCTTCGTCACCACCTGGATGGACCCCGAGGCCGGGCGGCTGATGGCCGAGACCTTCGACAAGAACATGATCGACAAGGACGAATATCCGGCCACCGCGGCCATCGAGCAGCGCTGCGTGTGCATGGTCGCCGACCTGTTCCACGCCGACGGCCTGCGCGACGACGACCCCTCCAGCGCGTGCGGGGTGTCGACGATCGGGTCCAGCGAGGCGGTGATGCTGGGTGGGCTGGCGATGAAATGGCGGTGGCGGGCGAAGGTCGGGAAAGACTGGAAGGGTCGCACCCCCAACCTGGTGATGGGCTCCAACGTGCAGGTGGTGTGGGAGAAGTTCTGCCGCTACTTCGACGTCGAGCCGCGCTACCTGCCGATGGAGGAGGGGCGCTACGTCATCACCCCCAAGCAGGTGGTCGAGGCGGTCGATGAGGACACCATCGGGGTGGTGGCGATCCTGGGCACCACCTACACCGGCGAGCTGGAACCCATCGCGCAGATCTGCGCGGCGCTGGACAAGCTGGCGGCGGGCGGGGGAGTCGACGTTCCGGTGCACGTCGACGCCGCCAGCGGCGGCTTCGTGGTGCCGTTCTTGCACCCCGACCTGAAGTGGGACTTCCGGCTGCCGCGGGTGGTGTCGATCAACGTCAGCGGCCACAAGTACGGCCTGACCTACCCCGGCGTCGGGTTCGTGGTTTGGCGCAGCAAGGAGTACCTGCCCGAGGACCTGGTGTTCCACGTCAACTACCTGGGCGGCGACATGCCGACGTTCACGCTGAACTTCTCCCGCCCCGGCAATCAGGTGGTCGGCCAGTACTACAACTTCCTGCGGCTGGGCCGCGAGGGCTACACCCAGGTGATGCAGACGCTGTCGTCGACCGCGCGCTGGCTGGCCGAGCAGCTGCGCGTCGGGGACCACTGCGAGCTGATCTCGGACGGCTCGGCGATCCCGGTGGTCAGCTTCCGGCTGCAGCGCGGCCTGGGCTACACCGAGTTCGACGTTTCGCATGAACTGCGCGGTTACGGCTGGCAGGTGCCCGCCTACACGATGCCGGACAACGCCACCGACATCTCTGTGCTGCGCATCGTGGTGCGTGAGGGGCTGTCCGCCGACCTGGCCCGGGCGCTGCACGACGACGCCCGCAGCGCGCTGGCCTCGCTGGACAAGCTCAAGCCGGGCGGGCACTACCGCGCCGAGCACTTCGCGCACTGA